A portion of the Sus scrofa isolate TJ Tabasco breed Duroc chromosome 5, Sscrofa11.1, whole genome shotgun sequence genome contains these proteins:
- the GPR182 gene encoding G-protein coupled receptor 182, whose translation MSTTGPSVGPASDLGEIHNWTELLHFFNHTLPECHMELSEDTKRVALFVLYLAIFVVGLVENLLVICVNWHSSDRAGLLRPYVLNMAIADLGIVLSLPVWMLEVTLDYTWLWGSFSCRFTHYFYFVNMYSSIFFLVCLSIDRYVTLTNAFPTWQRHQHRGRRAVCMGVWVLAALIPLPEVVHIQLVDSFEPMCLFMAPFETYSTWALVAALSTTVLGFLLPFPLMVVFNVLTACRLRQAGQPEGRRHCRLVCAYITVFVICWLPYHVTLLLITLHGTHISLHCYLAHLLYFFYDIIDCFSMLHCVVNPILYNFLSPSFQGRLLNAVVHYLPKVQDREGRHASSSSSTQHSIVITKEGIQPPAAGPHHRV comes from the coding sequence ATGTCCACCACGGGGCCCAGCGTGGGGCCTGCCAGCGACTTGGGAGAGATCCACAACTGGACCGAACTGCTCCACTTCTTCAATCACACCCTGCCTGAGTGCCACATGGAGCTCAGCGAGGACACCAAGCGAGTGGCCCTCTTCGTGCTCTACCTGGCCATCTTCGTCGTCGGGCTGGTGGAGAACCTTCTGGTGATCTGCGTCAACTGGCACAGCTCGGACCGCGCAGGCCTGCTGCGCCCCTACGTCCTCAACATGGCCATCGCAGACCTGGGCATCGTCCTGTCTCTGCCCGTGTGGATGCTGGAGGTCACGCTGGACTACACCTGGCTCTGGGGCAGCTTCTCCTGCCGCTTCACTCACTACTTCTATTTCGTCAACATGTACAGCAGTATCTTCTTCCTGGTGTGCCTCAGCATCGACCGCTACGTCACACTCACCAACGCCTTTCCAACCTGGCAGCGCCACCAGCACCGAGGACGACGGGCTGTGTGCATGGGGGTCTGGGTCCTCGCAGCCCTCATCCCGCTGCCTGAGGTGGTCCACATCCAGCTGGTGGACAGCTTTGAGCCCATGTGCCTCTTCATGGCACCTTTTGAAACGTACAGCACGTGGGCCCTGGTGGCGGCCCTGTCCACCACTGTCCTGGGCTTCCTGCTGCCCTTCCCTCTCATGGTGGTGTTCAACGTGCTGACCGCCTGCCGGCTGCGGCAGGCAGGACAGCCTGAGGGCCGGCGCCACTGCCGGCTGGTGTGCGCCTACATAACTGTCTTTGTCATCTGCTGGCTGCCCTACCATGTGACCCTGCTGCTGATCACACTGCACGGGACCCACATCTCCCTCCACTGCTACCTGGCCCACCTGCTCTACTTCTTCTACGACATCATCGACTGCTTCTCCATGCTCCACTGTGTTGTCAACCCCATCCTTTACAACTTTCTCAGCCCCAGCTTCCAGGGCCGGCTGCTCAATGCTGTGGTCCACTACCTTCCCAAGGTCCAGGACAGGGAGGGCAGacatgcctcctcctcctcctccactcagCATTCCATTGTCATCACCAAAGAGGGCATCCAGCCCCCTGCAGCGGGCCCCCATCACCGAGTCTGA
- the ZBTB39 gene encoding LOW QUALITY PROTEIN: zinc finger and BTB domain-containing protein 39 (The sequence of the model RefSeq protein was modified relative to this genomic sequence to represent the inferred CDS: inserted 1 base in 1 codon): MGMRIKLQSTNHPNNLLKELNKCRLSETMCDVTIVVGSRSFPAHKAVLACAAGYFQNLFXNTGLDAARTYVVDFITPANFEKILSFVYTSELFTDLINVGVIYEVAERLGMEDLLRACHSTFPDLESTAVAKPLTSTSESHSGTLSCNSAEPVPPLGELRGGGEHFGPDRNCVLPGDAGGSYKEDERNVTSDTNHSLPLPQQPLPPKTEDHDAPAPFTSVPSMVTQPVLGTVSMGIQTSTSSCQPYKVQSNGDFSKNSFFSPDNAIDITTGTNSCLSNSDHSKDPSFGQMDELQLEDLGDDDLQFEDPTEEIGTAEEVIELSDDSEDELTFGENDNRENKAMPCQVCKKVLEPNIQLIRQHARDHVDLLTGNCKVCETHFQDRNSRVTHVLSHIGIFLFSCDMCETKFFTQWQLTLHRRDGIFENNIIVHPNDPLPGKLGLFSGAASAELKCAACGKALAKDFHVVRGHILDHLNLKGQACSVCDQRHLNLCSLMWHTLSHLGISVFSCSVCANSFVDWHLLEKHMAVHQSLEDTLFRCHLCSQSFKSEAAYRYHVSQHKCNSGLDARPGFGLQHPALQKRKLPAEEFLSEELALQGQPGNSKYSCKVCGKRFAHTSEFNYHRRIHTGEKPYQCKVCHKFFRGRSTIKCHLKTHSGALMYRCTVCGHYSSTLNLMSKHVGVHKGSLPPDFTIEQTFMYIIHSKEAEKNPES, translated from the exons ATGGGCATGAGAATCAAATTGCAAAGCACCAACCACCCCAACAACCTGCTGAAGGAACTCAACAAGTGCCGGCTCTCAGAGACCATGTGCGATGTCACCATCGTGGTGGGGAGCCGCTCCTTCCCAGCCCACAAAGCCGTGCTGGCCTGTGCGGCTGGCTACTTCCAGAACCTCT TGAACACTGGGCTTGATGCTGCCCGGACCTATGTGGTGGACTTCATCACCCCTGCCAACTTTGAGAAGATTCTGAGCTTTGTCTACACATCAGAGCTCTTCACGGACCTGATCAATGTTGGGGTCATCTATGAGGTAGCTGAGCGTCTGGGTATGGAGGATCTCCTTCGGGCCTGTCACTCCACCTTTCCTGACCTGGAGAGCACTGCGGTGGCCAAGCCCCTGACCAGCACCAGTGAGAGCCACTCTGGAACCCTGAGTTGTAACTCCGCAGAACCTGTCCCTCCCCTTGGAGAACTCCGGGGTGGAGGGGAGCACTTTGGTCCTGATAGGAACTGTGTGTTACCTGGTGATGCTGGAGGAAGCTATAAAGAGGACGAGAGAAATGTTACCAGTGACACTAACCATagcctgcctctgccccagcAGCCACTGCCGCCAAAGACAGAAGACCACGATGCCCCTGCTCCTTTCACATCTGTGCCCAGTATGGTGACCCAGCCGGTTCTAGGTACTGTCAGCATGGGCATCCAAACCAGCACGAGCTCCTGCCAGCCATACAAAGTCCAGAGCAATGGAGACTTCAGTAAAAACAGCTTCTTCAGCCCTGACAATGCAATAGACATTACCACTGGGACCAACTCCTGTCTGAGCAACAGCGACCACTCCAAAGACCCAAGCTTTGGGCAGATGGATGAGCTCCAGCTGGAGGACCTTGGGGACGATGACTTGCAGTTTGAAGACCCCACCGAGGAGATAGGCACAGCTGAGGAGGTGATTGAATTGAGTGACGACAGTGAGGATGAGCTGACTTTTGGAGAGAATGACAACCGAGAGAATAAGGCCATGCCCTGCCAGGTGTGCAAGAAAGTTCTAGAGCCCAACATTCAGCTGATCCGACAGCATGCTCGGGACCACGTGGACCTGCTGACCGGCAACTGTAAGGTCTGTGAGACCCACTTCCAGGACCGAAACTCTCGGGTGACCCATGTCCTGTCCCATattggtatttttctcttctcctgcgACATGTGTGAAACTAAGTTCTTTACCCAGTGGCAGCTGACTCTCCACCGCCGGGATGGAATATTTGAGAACAACATCATTGTCCACCCCAACGACCCCCTACCTGGGAAGCTGGGTCTCTTCTCAGGGGCAGCCTCCGCAGAGCTGAAATGTGCTGCCTGCGGAAAGGCATTGGCCAAAGATTTCCACGTGGTCCGGGGCCACATCCTTGACCATCTGAACCTGAAGGGCCAGGCTTGCAGTGTCTGTGACCAGCGCCACCTCAACCTCTGCAGCCTCATGTGGCACACCCTCTCCCATCTCGGCATCTCGGTCTTCTCCTGCTCTGTCTGTGCGAACAGCTTTGTGGACTGGCATCTCTTGGAGAAGCACATGGCTGTGCACCAAAGCCTGGAAGACACCCTCTTCCGCTGCCACTTGTGCAGCCAGAGCTTCAAGTCAGAGGCTGCCTATCGCTATCATGTCAGCCAGCACAAATGCAACAGTGGCCTTGATGCACGGCCTGGTTTCGGGCTCCAGCACCCGGCTCTCCAGAAGCGGAAGCTgccagcagaggagttcctgagTGAGGAGCTGGCGCTGCAGGGCCAGCCTGGGAATAGCAAGTATAGCTGCAAGGTGTGTGGCAAAAGGTTTGCCCACACAAGTGAGTTCAACTACCACCGGCGGAtccacacgggcgagaagccGTACCAGTGTAAGGTGTGCCACAAATTCTTCCGAGGCCGCTCAACCATCAAGTGCCACTTGAAGACACACTCCGGGGCCCTCATGTATCGCTGCACGGTCTGTGGCCACTACAGCTCCACCCTTAACCTCATGAGCAAGCATGTCGGTGTGCACAAAGGCAGCCTCCCGCCTGACTTCACCATCGAGCAGACCTTCATGTacattatccattccaaagaggCTGAAAAGAACCCGGAGAGCTGA
- the TAC3 gene encoding neurokinin-B isoform X1, with product MRSTLLFVAILALSLAWSLGAACEESQEQLMPGGGHSKDSNLYQLPSSLLRRLCDSRSISLDGLLKMLSKASVGAKESSLPQKRDMHDFFVGLMGKRNIQPGTPVDGNQENAPSLGTFKYPPSVE from the exons ATGCGAAGCACCCTGCTCTTCGTAGCCATCCTGGCCCTCAGCTTGGCTTGGAGTTTGGGGGCTGCCTGTGAGGAGTCTCAGGAGCAGCTGATGCCCGGTGGGGGCCACAGTAAG GACTCAAATCTCTACCAGCTGCCCTCGTCGTTGCTCCGGAGACTCTGTGACAGCCGCTCCATCTCCCTGGATGGATTGCTCAAAATGCTGAGCAAGGCTAGCGTGG GTGCTAAGGAATCATCGCTTCCCCAGAAAC GTGACATGCATGACTTCTTTGTGGGTCTTATGGGCAAGAGGAACATCCAGCCAG GCACTCCTGTTGATGGGAACCAAGAGAACGCCCCCAGCCTTGGCACCTTCAAGTATCCCCCCAGTGTGGAATGA
- the TAC3 gene encoding neurokinin-B precursor: MRSTLLFVAILALSLAWSLGAACEESQEQLMPGGGHSKKDSNLYQLPSSLLRRLCDSRSISLDGLLKMLSKASVGAKESSLPQKRDMHDFFVGLMGKRNIQPGTPVDGNQENAPSLGTFKYPPSVE, from the exons ATGCGAAGCACCCTGCTCTTCGTAGCCATCCTGGCCCTCAGCTTGGCTTGGAGTTTGGGGGCTGCCTGTGAGGAGTCTCAGGAGCAGCTGATGCCCGGTGGGGGCCACAGTAAG AAGGACTCAAATCTCTACCAGCTGCCCTCGTCGTTGCTCCGGAGACTCTGTGACAGCCGCTCCATCTCCCTGGATGGATTGCTCAAAATGCTGAGCAAGGCTAGCGTGG GTGCTAAGGAATCATCGCTTCCCCAGAAAC GTGACATGCATGACTTCTTTGTGGGTCTTATGGGCAAGAGGAACATCCAGCCAG GCACTCCTGTTGATGGGAACCAAGAGAACGCCCCCAGCCTTGGCACCTTCAAGTATCCCCCCAGTGTGGAATGA